In Lathyrus oleraceus cultivar Zhongwan6 chromosome 2, CAAS_Psat_ZW6_1.0, whole genome shotgun sequence, the DNA window AGTCATATGGCTAATTCATAAGGCTACGTCACTAGAAGAAAGGCTAAGCTTAAAGTGGTTAACAAATGACTTTATCAATTATTACAAGGTGGTTTTAAAAAAAGGCTCAGAGTTCAAAGCAAATAACCGCCTCTCTGTGTGTAAATCAAACCAGACAAATTGAATTAGAAATGGTTCAAACTTGATAAAGTAATAACGCATGGATACACTCAGTGAAAGGAATAGTAAATAATGGAAGTTATTTGGCTCAAATCTTACTAGTTAAGGTATCTAAAGGATGAGCACGAGTCTGTTGATTCCTTTCTCATCCTTTGCTTTCAGTTTGTAAGTCACTTTCCTGACGATCAAGTTTCATCTGATGGTGCTTTTGGTTAATATGTTCAATACTAAAGTTGCATTTTTTGTAAATATGAAAGAAACAGCATTAGCAAAGTCATTCATTAAAGATAACATAAATAATGTCTGGGAAACATGTGAGAGTGGCTAATTCCTCTTATTGAATCTAACTATCAATATAAATTAAATTCAATGAGTTTCCTCCCATCTAACGCTTCTTTACCGTCATTAGTGTGACGATCCATGCCTAAGGCACGTCAGGCGCTAAGGATACCCTCATGCCAGATAATTGTCCTTTATTCCTTCCATTGTCGTCCTTGATACCTTTGCCTTCAATCTTGTAGCCTATTTCCAGATCATCTACATACGATGTCCATTCATAAGCAATAAACACCACTTTTCATTATTGAACTTCAAGCTAAGTTTGCTTGTTTCCAAATCTATTAACGCTTTCCCGGTTGCCAAGAATGGGCATCCGAGAATAACTGAACCACATGTGTCTCTTTCATATCTACTACCACAAAATCTGCAGAAAAAACTAGACTGTTGATATGTACTAACACATCTTGTAAAACACCATAAGGATGAGTAACAGATAAATTAACTAACTTGAGAGTTATATTACTAGGTATGATCTCTCCCAAatttaattatttcactttattAATAGGCATTAAATTGATACTCGACCCTAGATCACATATGAACACTTGAACTGATACCTTAGGATGAACAATGAAGGTATATGTGTGTTAGAAACCTCTAGGCACTGCATGTTAAATTTGACTAGTTAGAAAAATCAATTGCATGTTTAAGACTCATAGTCAAAGAATTAGTACACTTAGATGTTCATATGGCTTACTAATACAATGTATGAATGGAACATTAAAATTGTGTGAATTCTATCATATTACCTAGCAAAATGCATTCCATGTatgtttttttattaattatttcAAATGACTTTAGAAAGACCAAAATTGGAAGAAAGAGACAAAATTCAGGCATAAGATCATCTGCCATACCTTATGATGTGCACAGGTTCAGAAGCCACATTCATGAAAAATTATTTACTTAGTTGGAAAGTTGCAACTTAATACTAAAAGAATATGGTTGAGTTGGAAGATCTAGGGGAATACTCTGATGTGGTGCAGGAAATAAATGCACGAGGTTGGGGTGTTCTAGCACTACCTTCTGAACTTGTCAACGTTGCCATTGTCCGAGAATTCTATGCGAATGCCAAACCTATTGAGGAAACATCAATAATAAAGGGTTATTGGGTTTGGGGCCGACGATTCCCGTTTGATAAAAATGCTATCAATGACTACATAAAAGATCATTATGTGGCAAGCCTAAAGAGGTTTAATCCCTTTGCAATTCAAGCAACTAAAGTTAATATGAACTATGATGAGATAGCTGCTGATATTTGTGAAGCAGTGAAGACCTATAATTTTGGACGGGACAAACACCTCATCTGTTTATAGAGACCTAACGACCATCTAAGTCCAATTTTGGATGACATTGCTTAATCAAAATGTTACTTTTGTTTACCTCACGTCATCAACAACCTTACAAACCATATAGTTAATTTTGTATATTGTGAAATGGAAACAAGTTTGCATAGCAAAAACGATCTCTAACAAAATTTGGAAGACTGTAGATTCACCGAAAAGACATGCCATTAGCTTTCTAGGATTGATCATGGGATTGTGCAAACATCTTGGTGTAGACATCCCCAACAACCATCATGCACAGTAAAAGCCAAAGCTTTATAATGCCTTTGTCGCGCAATATTATACATGTCGTAGAGAGAGGATACCTCAAAAGATCCTCATGCTGAAACAGATGGACACCAATATGGAGCAATAAACTTTAATAACATGGATCCTACTATGGGAGCTTATTTTTCATTTGGTTGGGATGCCACTAAAGCATACCACATATGTATGATATATATTAATGAATCATTAAAGAGGTTGAAGCCTAGGATGCAAGAGCCACATGCTCTATATGAGCCCATACCTACTCAAGTTGAATTTATCAGCTACTTGCAATGGCCTTATAATAAGCCATTCTACTATGAGTGAGGGAAATGGTGATGCAAGTGGAAGTGTAGCAGCATATAAACATGCACAAGCCACAGAAAGTGACGAGGATGAAGAATATAGTAAATAAGAAGATGATGAGTAGACAACTATTAAAAGTGATGACTAGACCAATGTTACAATTTGCCACATCACCGTAACGTTTATTTTATCGCTTTAAGTTAATTACTCATTGAGCATTATTTGCTAGTTTGTGTTTGTTGAATTTTATGTATATGTTACTAATAATTAATCATAATTAGTTGAATGAAAAGCAATAGGAAAAGTCTACTTCCAATGATAATACACACACAAAATCAATTGAAGGAATTTGTCGAACACTTATTGTGCAATCACTATTGTTTGGAATTTTATGTGGTATTGTTGATATTAAAAACTAATCACAACATAACCAATTGTGATCAACTCAATAACACCAATTTCAAAATGTAATAAACAATTTGATCAAACGATCGATGAAATCGACAATTTGCAAACCGAaaataaaagatatatatatatatatatatatatatatatatatatatatatatatatatatatatatatatatatatatatatatatatatatatatatatatatatatatatatatatatatatatatatatatatatatatatatatatatatatatatatatatatatatatatatatagagagagagagagagagagagagagagagagagagagagagagagagagagagagtacacaaggatttgtttaggcagttccctaATATGCCTCGCTATAGGTATGTatgccctcaattcgaattcaAATTGAGATAGTGTAATATATCTTACTTTGCAAATATATGAATACAAAAGATATGTAGCAATCCAACCCTATAAATCCTAAGGTTGATGTTGATTCTGACACCTTCTCTCCCCCTGTCaaagcttgatcaagtaaccaacaatgCTGCTTCGATTCACTGTTTCACGCTACTTCTTTGCAAGAAACCCTTtattcttcaaagctttcactcgatcgaatcccAAATGCACACTTTTtgaaacccaagatttaccaatgcgatccaccatcctacattactcctttgcaagaacctccCGTTCTTCAAAGACTTCACTTGATCGAATCCATGTTgcataatcttgtccaaaacATTCAAACTCTAAAATAGCTTGAAGAAAAACCCATCTCAATTTTCtgatttgaaaccctcaaagttctcaacccaaTTTACAGTCTAGTCGACCTAAATTGAATGTTATCAATCATCCAataaaaaaatgattatgtgtagtttgattgtgtgtatgtATAGAAAAAGGTTGAAGACAATGAGAATGTTTTGAAATCCTGATTTCGTATAGGTTTTACACTCTATAAACCTTTTTagaaaatgatgcatgtatgaagtatttatatgcatgcatgtttGGAAGCAAAAAGAATGCAAAAGATTTGAGAAAATTGTGAATTTTTGGAAAATTTCGTTACATAAGTCAACTTGTGAAAGCCATATGCGGACATGTTCGACGCATATGCCGACCTATATAGGTCATGTGTCGACTTGTAAAGGTCATGTGCTGCTTATGTGCCGACCTGTAGAGGCGACACATCTGATAGAGCCTATAAGCTTTAAACAATGCAGTAAATAAATCGACTTGTACAACAAATGTGTCAACACATAGACACAAattttcttctatgtgtcgacctgtaatATGCATGTGTCGACCTAGAGTTCATGTTTTTCACAAATGTTTTTGATGCATGAAACCTTTTCCAGCTTATTTCCAAATacttttatgcttcctaatgctaagatgcacattgAGAATCAGAGGATATCATCCAATATACATTAACGCaaaagtatcctagttttgacatcatacaaaacacataTAATGGACAGTTGCACTCACATGATCTTCTCTCACATCCTCAAAATAAAACATTCATAAGCATCACGTGTGTCTTTCCAAACAAAAGCAAGACTGATGGCAAAATGGTACAATTAAGTTGAAGGAATTGACTATGAGGAGACATGTTCTTCCATAGCCTGTCTCGAAGCGATTCAACTCCTTTTAGCATTCACATGCTACTTGGATTTTAAATTGTATCAGATGGACGTTAAGTCCATCTTCTTTAACGATTTTACTAATGAAGAGGTATTCGTTTCTCAAACTCCGAGTTTTGAGGACCATGAAAACCCTAACTATGTTTTTAAACTAAAAAAAGCTCTCTATGTTCTTAAACAAGCTCACAGAGCTTGTTATGAGTGTCTTAATAGCTTCTTGCTAAGGAAATGATTTAATCGTGGAACCATAAATACTACATTATTTATAAAATGAAAGGTAAATCATATTCTTTTAGTTCAGATTTATGTAGACAATATTATTTTCAGTTCTACTAATGAGTCTTTGTATAGATAATTTTTTAGCATCATGAATGGTGAGTTTGAGATGTCCCTAATGGGGGAACTCAATTGTTTCTTGGGCGTACACATCAAACAAACTAATTAAGACATATTCATTAGCCAAATAAAGTACTGCTTGAAGCTGCTAAAAATTATAATGTAAAAGCTTCAAAATCCATCTCACCCTAATGATTTTAATCCTTCTGATTAGAAGGATAAACAATGACCGAAGATCGAGATCACCAAATACATATGTATTATTGGAACTTTGCTCCATTTATCAGCAAGTCATACTGATATAATATTTAGTGTGTATATACGTCGATTTTAAACTTATGATAAGAAATTCAATTTTAGATTGTTATACGCATTTTAAAATATCTTAATGAAACTTTAAATGATGGTTTTTTTAGTATTACGAGGGTAACAAGTATAACTTAGTAGACTTCTGtacaaatcaaataaaaaaagTATTAATCGTAATTGTCACATTTTTTAAAACAACTtgattttttagaaaaaaataaCGACACAACATTGCTCTTTCTACGACCAAGTTCAAGTATCTAGCTGCTCACAACTTTTGTGCACAAGTATAGACTCCTCATTTTTAGAGAAATAGGTTGTAACAAGTGTATATCCATTTTACATgactgaatcttgttttgttaGTAAATTAAATCAAACGACATAGTGTATGGCTGAAATGGCATAATCTAGACCTTTCAAATAGACACAAATGCTGCCAAATCGTTTACTTCTTTCTAGAACCATCCGCCACATCTCTCCATAAACCCTTCTCTCGCTCGCATTCCACTTTCAAAAGGGTTTTTTCATTTccaattctctctctctctctctcaagaGATAACGTTAACAATACACACAAAAATGGATCCTGTTCTTAGCAGAAGCATGACAACCGCCTCTCTCGCCACCCTCCCTTCTTCCTCCTCCTTTACACTCTCCAGATCTTCTCCCGCTCTCAGAACTGCCTTTCTCCCCCCTCAACCCCCTCGCAGAAAGTGCTTCTCTTCCAACGCAGCCGCGTTGAAGTGTAAGCACCATGATAGAAGACGAAACGGAAGATTCTCCGTGCGTTGTGAGGCTGCTGTTGCAGAGCCAGAAGAGGCCACCGGCGAGAAGTTTGAATACCAAGCTGAGGTGGGTTTTGAGTTCTCATGTAATTTATCAGCTTATGTACTTTTAGAACTTATGGGTCGCGGTTTTTGGATTGTTAGTTGGTTAAAGTTTCAATTTTTTCTTGTCGATTGTTTGAAATTTCTACCTGTGAATGGACATGAAAGGTTTAATCTTTAAAGGGTTATTGAGTTTTGCTTCGGAATTCAATTATAGTTTGTTGTTTTTTGCAGGTGAGCCGGTTGATGGATTTGATTGTTCACAGTCTTTATAGTCACAAGGAGGTTTTTCTTCGAGAACTTGTGAGGTAATTTGAAATTTTACAACCTAATCCATTTCATTCTTACACTGATTTGAAGAATGTTACAGTTGACTTAATTGTTTACTGCTTTTAGTTTATTAATTCTCTGTGTTTGTTGTGTTGGACTTcatttgtgtttgtttgttacTCTTGTTTATTTCCTCTATGATTTTTGCATCAATATTTCACCCTAGTTGTGTTGATTTTTTTTTGTGGTTGCTTGTTACTTTTGTTTCTTTCCTATTTCACTTTTGCATCAATGTTTCACTATAATTACATGTGCGTGCAGTGCAGTACTTTGATTctgttttattgtttttttctCGAGTTCAGCAATGCTAGTGATGCTTTGGACAAGTTGAGGTTTTTAAGTGTGACAGAGCCTTCTTTGCTTGGAGAGGCTGGAGAGCTAGAGATACGCATCAAGGCCGATCCGGACAACGGAACTATTACTATAACGTATGTGTGTTTGTTATCGTGGCTTCTATTTTGCTTTGTTTTTCTGGGATTGTGTGAGTATAATTTAACTGTGATTTTGCAGAGATACTGGTATTGGAATGACCAAAGAAGAGCTCATTGATTGTCTTGGAACTATTGCGCAGAGTGGTACCTCAAAGTTTTTGAAGGCACTTAAGGTAATTTGGTATTGACGAGAAAGGTCATTCTGTGTGGTACTTAGATGATTCAAATCTTTAACACTGTTTTGATTTTTCTCTCATTTGTTCAGGAAAACAAGGATTTAGGAGCAGATAATGGTTTGATTGGTCAATTTGGTGTTGGGTTCTACTCAGCATTTCTTGTTGCTGATAAGGTATGTGGATTTTATTAGTGTTTTTCTCTATTGTCGAATTTTCTGATTTCAATACTTTagattttttttgttattattgaTTTGGTATATATATGAATCTGTTAATGGCAACCAGGTTGTTGTTTCTACAAAGAGCCCCAGATCAGATAAGCAATATGTATGGGAAGCTGCAGCTGACAGCAGCTCTTATGTGATAAAGGAAGAAACTGACCCCGAAAAGCTTCTGCGCCGTGGTACTCAGATTACACTTCACTTAAGAGTGAGtgatatttttaatttttttctcttcatttttctAGTAGACAGTTTCTGTGTAATTTAAGATGTACTATCATTTCAAATTCATGTGTTATATATGGTGTTAAATTACTCTGTGCATTTGCAATAACATTTTAATGCAACAAAAAAAGGTTCAAATTTTTTTATTGCAATCACATTTCAATGCAAGATTGTAGTTAGATCTCTAAATTCTTGGTTTATTGGCCTAGTGAATGATAATAATGCATTTTCAAAAGTTATATTTTTAATGTCATCTCAAATTATTTAGTTATTTTTAAgttattatatatattaattgTTGAACCTTTTTTATTTTGTTGCTGTCCAGCCGGATGACAAGTATGAATTCTCAGAGCCAACCAAAATTCAGAGTTTGGTGAAGAATTATTCGCAGTTTGTTTCCTTCCCCATCTATACATGGCAAGAAAAATCTAGAACCGTGGAGGTAAGCAACTTTCTTGTTACAGATTCCTGTCATGCTATTGGTTGGGATAAGATTGTAACAGGTTGTAAGATCTTACTTAAATTAAAATatgaacacacacacacacatctATTTCAGTATTAAAAATACAAGAACCTATGCCCACATAAATATCAACATTTTTCCGTGTAATTTACTGGTGAATGGGCGACTATCCTGTAATTTGCCACCCAGATGTTCGATGGTTATATGCTGTTTAATAGCAAAAAGTGTTCTTTTAGAAATTTGTTTCCATCTTGAATGTGAGCATGGTTTTTCCCTTCTCATATACAACCTTTATGTACCATGAAGGGATGACATTTGAATCATCTCTAAGTTTTCACCATTAATTAATTTGAAAATTATTAGGTGGAAGAGGAAGAAGAACCTAAAGAAGGGGAAGAACCAAAAGCAGAGGTAGCGAGTGTGGTATTTCTGGATATCAGTGTTGTAGTTTCTTTTTTCAACTGTTACCAATACCAAATCTTTTTTTTTTGTGCTGTTTTATCAGGGTGATGTAAAGAAGACAAAAAAGacaaaaactgagaagttttGGGACTGGGAGTTAGGCAACGAGACAAAGCCAATATGGGTGAGTTTGAGCTATATTGGAGTGCCAATGCGCACTGTGACTTTGCCTATAATTTATTTTTAGTGCCTCTATGATTGATCCACTTTTGCCACTTATTTGTAGATGCGTAATTCAAAGGATACTCAAAAGGAAGAGTATGACGAGTTTTACAAGAAGGCTTTTAATGAATTCTTAGAACCACTTGCATATACTCACTTCACTACTGAGGTAAGTTGATAACTTTTACTCTTAGCAAAAGAGAATTTCCCTTAGACATTTGTCAATTCGACTGAGTTTAAAATTGTGCAGGGTGAGGTTGAGTTCAGAAGCATTCTATATATTCCAAGTATGGGACCTCTCAACAATGAGGAAGTTATGAACCCTAAAACAAAGAATATACGCCTGTATGTAAAGCGTGTGTTCATCTCAGATGATTTTGATGGTGAACTGGTGAGTTTACTGTGAGCTTCAAAGTTGAATTTAGTCGTGTATTATGTCAAATCACAAGTCATTTGTTTGCATCTGCATCTTTAAAACATTTGCAAAATGTAAGTTAAGTCATGTTTGTGCCAAAATGCTTCTTGCATACACTGAAAAAAAGAGAGCAAGAAGCATTGAAGAGCACAAACAAGACACAAGCTAGCAAATGAAAAAGAGCAAGAAGCATTAAGAGCACAAGCAAGACATACGTTAGCAAATGTGTTCTTCAATGTTATGCTTCTATTCATTGTTCAGTTGCCCTTTGGTGTAATTTTCTGTTATTTTGCAGTTTCCGCGTTACCTGAGCTTTGTGAAAGGTGTGGTTGATTCAAATGACCTTCCTCTGAATGTTTCCAGAGAGATCCTTCAGGAAAGCAGAATTGTAAGAAAACTACTCATCTTATCCTGATAACATATGGCCAGCTTTGCATGTGATGAATATGAATGAAAGATATGATTgtttttggaattgtttatgcATTTTTCCCTTTTCTTTCAAACCCCAAAATGTGGTGCTGATATTGTAATTTCAGGTAAGGATAATGAGAAAAAGACTTGTCAGGAAGACATTTGATATGATTCAAGACCTTTCTGAAAGGGAAAATAAGGAGGTTGGTGTTAACAACTCAGTTTCTCCAGTTTTTCAACCTGTATTGAGTGTCTTTATGGACTAAGAATATAATCTACTGTGTTTTCAGGATTACAAGAAATTCTGGGAGAACTTTGGTAGGTTCATTAAATTGGGATGCATTGAGGACAGCGGAAATCATAAGCGCATAACACCGCTTTTGAGGTTTTTCACTTCCAAAAGTGAAGAGGAACTTAAAAGCCTAGATGAGTATATTGAAAACATGGGTGAAAACCAAAAGGCTATCTATTATCTAGCAACTGACAGCTTGAGAAGTGCAAAGACTGCTCCGTTTTTAGAGAAATTGGTTCAAAAAGATATTGAGGT includes these proteins:
- the LOC127119088 gene encoding heat shock protein 90-5, chloroplastic — protein: MDPVLSRSMTTASLATLPSSSSFTLSRSSPALRTAFLPPQPPRRKCFSSNAAALKCKHHDRRRNGRFSVRCEAAVAEPEEATGEKFEYQAEVSRLMDLIVHSLYSHKEVFLRELVSNASDALDKLRFLSVTEPSLLGEAGELEIRIKADPDNGTITITDTGIGMTKEELIDCLGTIAQSGTSKFLKALKENKDLGADNGLIGQFGVGFYSAFLVADKVVVSTKSPRSDKQYVWEAAADSSSYVIKEETDPEKLLRRGTQITLHLRPDDKYEFSEPTKIQSLVKNYSQFVSFPIYTWQEKSRTVEVEEEEEPKEGEEPKAEGDVKKTKKTKTEKFWDWELGNETKPIWMRNSKDTQKEEYDEFYKKAFNEFLEPLAYTHFTTEGEVEFRSILYIPSMGPLNNEEVMNPKTKNIRLYVKRVFISDDFDGELFPRYLSFVKGVVDSNDLPLNVSREILQESRIVRIMRKRLVRKTFDMIQDLSERENKEDYKKFWENFGRFIKLGCIEDSGNHKRITPLLRFFTSKSEEELKSLDEYIENMGENQKAIYYLATDSLRSAKTAPFLEKLVQKDIEVLYLVDPIDEVAIQNLQTYKEKKFVDISKEDLELGDEDEVKDRENKQENTLLCDWIKQQLGDNVAKVQVSNRLSSSPCVLVSGKFGWSANMERLMKAQALGDQSSLEFMRGRRILEINPDHPIIKDLSAACKNAPDSNEAKIAVDLLYDTALISSGFSPESPAELGNKIYGMMALALGGRWGRTEREGDAPAEGAADSNESEGTVTEVFEPSEVIAENDPWTTD